The following are encoded together in the Anaerolineae bacterium genome:
- a CDS encoding ComEA family DNA-binding protein, with protein MQDWWLRFRGYVFLSLAWGLLSGLLVLAMRRPLGTPIELIPPPSPMPTATPSPIRVYVSGAVQNPDVYELPPNSIVRDAIRAAGGLAAAADPSAVNLALPLADGMHIHVPRAGETTQVPTISGPSAQPAGGETGSPRVNINTATLEELDTLPGIGPEKARRIIEGRPYEKPEDLLRVPGIGEATFAKLKDLITVR; from the coding sequence GTGCAGGATTGGTGGCTTCGGTTTCGGGGCTATGTGTTTCTGTCGCTAGCTTGGGGGCTGCTGAGCGGTTTGCTGGTGCTCGCCATGCGCCGTCCGTTAGGTACCCCAATCGAGCTGATTCCCCCACCCAGCCCTATGCCCACCGCTACGCCGTCGCCAATCCGCGTGTACGTGAGCGGAGCAGTGCAGAATCCAGATGTATATGAGCTGCCGCCGAACTCGATCGTGCGCGATGCGATTCGTGCCGCTGGTGGCCTAGCCGCTGCGGCTGATCCCAGCGCAGTGAACTTGGCCTTGCCTCTGGCAGATGGGATGCACATCCATGTGCCACGCGCCGGTGAGACGACACAAGTGCCCACGATCTCTGGACCGTCGGCTCAGCCAGCGGGTGGTGAAACGGGTTCGCCTCGCGTGAACATCAACACAGCCACCCTGGAGGAGCTAGACACCTTGCCGGGGATCGGGCCGGAAAAGGCTCGACGGATCATCGAAGGGCGTCCCTACGAAAAGCCAGAGGATTTGCTGCGCGTGCCTGGGATTGGCGAGGCGACCTTTGCCAAACTCAAAGACCTGATCACCGTGCGTTAG